The genomic interval acaacagaatatttttctaaaggttttttttattcttaagccatctctacacccagcatggggctccacctcacaaTGCCAAGAGTAAGAGTTGCACGGTCTGtacactgagccagccaggtgtcccaggacaacagaaatttattctttcacggttctggaggccagaagtctgcaGGGAAGGTGTCAGCGGGGCTGTGCTTTCTATGGACCTACAGAGGGGGATCCTTCGTTgcttctctcccagcttctgatGGTGCCCGGCCATCCTTGGTGTTGCTTGGCAGGTAGATACTCCAGTCTCCACCTATGTCTCCATGGGGCCTTCTCCCCTGTGTGTTGCTGTATCCAAATTTCCAAAATTAGGGGCAGTggccaccctaatccagtatgacctcatcttaacttgattacctctgcaaagctctatttccaaataagggcaCATTCATAAGCTCTGGGAGTTAGAACTTGAACATACCTTTTTGGGGGACACAACTCAGCCCACAGTAACGACTAAATCGCAGTTGACCCTGTTTTCCTCCTGAAGGTCAATTCGATTGCTTCCGGTTATTGCCGCCAGGAACACGCCGTCTGTCCTCACCACGCGCTCATACACACAGGTGTAAATCTCTCTAGGGAGTACACCCAGCTGTGGCATTTCTGGGTTGCAGGTGTCTTTATCTTTGACTTTGCCAGACCTTACCAGACCAAAGTAGTCTGTCTCGCCAGAGTTTGTATTTTGAGTTTGTATCAGCTCAcgttccttcctctttccctgtaTGGTCACCAACTCTTGGTGTTAACAGACCTTTTTGCCAAGCTGATGCAAAATAGTGTCTTTCTTAGGTACAAAACAGTATAATTTCTTAAATACCAGTGAGGTTGAATGTCTTTTCAGAGGTCTGGGTGCCACTCAGGGGTACCGTTTTGTGAGTTGCCTGTTCAGATCTTTGGAGCATTTATCTCTTGGGTTTGtcttttccttgttgatttatACGGATTTTCCCTATATGTTATCTAGATACTAAATCTTCTGCTTTGAGAATAATATCTCAAATAATAAtacctcttccccacctccaccaccccCTGGGCTGTTTTGAAGCACATCCTAGATGTCTGGCTGTTTCATCTGTATATACATCAGCAGGTGGCTGTAAaagatacagatacacacacacaaaaccatcaCTTCAATAGTCGTATCTGGCCCTTGCCCACCAGTCCGTTAACAGTAACTCTCAATATCACGAGATATCCAACCAGTTCAGTCTCCCCCAGTTGTCTTATAAGTGGTTTTTACAGTCACCTACCGCTGTGGATTGCATTGTGTGTCCCCAGAGTTCATAGGTGGATgccctaaccctcaatgtgacGGTATTTGCAGGTGGGGCCTTGGCCGATCAGgttgagatgaggtcatgagggtggggccccatGGCGGGATTCGTGCTCTTCTAAGAAGAGGCCAGAAAGCTTgcgtgtgaggacacagcgagaaggcgGCTGTCCGCAAGTGAGGAGAGTCCCCCTCAGAGCCCCACCTTGCTGGCACCCTGACCTTTGACATCCAGCCCCCGGAACGgtgagaaacacatttctgttgtgtcAGCTGCCcggcctgtggtattttgttatggcagcttgaGCAGACTGATACGTACTTAAtgaaatttattaatctttttctttatggttcATGTTTTTGGGTCTAATGTAGGAAATGCTGCCTTGCTCCAAGATTCAAGGAAAAGGTGTtcccctttattttcttccaacagATGACTTCCGCTTTTCTACTCAGGTTTCTAACCATCTGGCAGGGCAGCGACGTGGCAGGTAGGGATCCACTGTGATCTCGTCGCATCTTACGCCCCTTCCTTGGCCAGTCCGTCTTTCCACCTCGGGTCTGCCTGCTCACCGTGGATCCACCTGCCCCGTGGTGACCTCCAGAGCCTGGTCTGTTCTGCTGCATCTCGCTGCCAGCCTCAAACCACCATCCTGGACCTGGCTGGGGGCACATGGCCTCAAGGACCGTGTACAGTTCCCTGGTCCTTCATCTTCCCActtcttctgtcccctccccgcctGCTCTCACCCTGACTGTCAACTCTGCTCTCAGTTTTCTGAGCAGATGCGTGGAGCgtcctctgccccctgccccgaTGTCATCCACCCCTCCTCCGCCTCCCCTCCTGGGACCGAGGAGGACCCGTCCATGCTTCCAAGGAAGGTGGGTGGTCCCCTGCTCCCCTAGCTCCCCTAGCTCTAGGGTTTGTGAGCAAACAGCTAAGAAGGAATTTTGGTGCAGAAAGGTGATCTTATTATAGCATGGGGACAGgccctgtgggcagaaagagctgccctggggttgtgaggaggGACTGGTTGTGTACTTTTTAATTAGTGGTAGTTAGGGAGAGCGAAAGTCCCTAAGGAACTTGGAATcaaggctttcaggaccttgaggggctagctgctgttaagataaggttacttttaggctttttgtttttttatgtttattcatttattttgagagagagagacagcacacgcaggggaggggcagagagagagagagagagagagagagagagagagagagtcagtgcagagcccaacgcggggctcgaactcacacactgtgagatcatatgacctgagctcaaagcaagagtcagacgcttaaccaactgagccacccaggcgccccaaggtcacTTTTAGTCTTTAATTAAAGTGAACATTAAGGCACTAGGGCAGCggtgagttccttgaggaaggtCACGCTCTTATGTGTCAGGTGTctgtcagtgggctgcaagctgtcagGAAATTTAACttaagctacatttctcttgcctttgtgtCCCTCATCACCTGGCACCGTGGGTTGGgctggttttgctttgttttcctctgtgaGGCACCCGTTCTCATCCACCTGTAAATGTACTAACATTTCTtccgttaaaaaataaaaagacctgtTGCTCTGCCTTGCCTCCGTCTGCtcgctctctttgcccctctttctGGTAAAAGCCTTGAAGCACTTCTGTGTTCACGCTGTCAGGTTCTCTCCTCTCATTTGCCCCCAAGCCCGTTTGCCGTCATGGCCACCAGACCTGTTCTCGTGGAGACCACCCTGACATCCACGCTGCTGAGCCCTGTGGCCACCCCTCTTGCAGAATGCCTGTGTCTACAGTCTCCCTCCTTGAAAACTTGTCTTCGTGTGGCTCCAGGCTCGTGAATGGGGGGTTCCTCCCTTCTGACTGTTTATTCTCAGGCTCGCTCTTTCCCCAAAGCTTTTAATGGTGAAGGCCCCAGGGCTCGCTCGCTCTTCTAGATCCTTCTTCTTCCTTATCTCCTCTTATCTAATCATTCCTTTAATCATGCCATTCATGCTCAAGGTTTCCAATAGTATGTACTGCGGATTCTCGTTATTTACAGTATAGTTgactttgaacaacatggggggggggcggttagggGCATGGACCCCTGTGCAGtcaaaaaatctgcatgtaacttttgacccCCTCAGAAATGTAGTTCCTTATAGTCTGCTGTTGATCGGAAGCTTTTCtggtaacataaacagttgatgaACACAGAGGGTGCATGCTCTGTGCGTTATACACTGTAGTCTTACAAGGAAGTGAGctagtgaaaagaaaatggtaaaaacatcataaaaaaagagaaaatacatttgcagtccTGTGctgaatttattgaaaaaaaaaaaaaatccacgtgtaagtggaccgtgcagttcaaacctgtgtggTTCAAGGGTCAGCCATAGAACGTGCTTACGTTCTATAAAGTCACAGGGACACTGAActagcaaatactgaaccatgGCTCCAAGAGGAAATACAGGTAGGGTTCTATGAGCCTCTGGTCATGTTTCTGTCGACTGATCAATGCATAAcctagttttttgtgtgtttctgtgtagAGACACCTCATTTAATACATAggtgattcattaacattgaactcgcAGTCAACAGGTGTAATGTGTGCCTGAACTAAGCTTGTCTGCTGCACACGTTATCTTTGTAGGCCCATCGTAGCCTTCGTGCCCTATTACTAGACAGCTCTTCACTACTGTGCATGGAGTCCATTCTTTAAACACCGCAATCACCgccaaaaagcacaaaaatgcaaaagatgTGGCGCTAAATAGAAAGCGAAAAGGATACTTGTTTACAGCGTGAGGGCTGATATGGGAAGGCGGGGCGTTGCCTTGTTCGACCTTGGCCGGGACTGTGCATGTGGGTGACTCAGATTTTTCAGTGCTTTACAAAAGTCCGTGGATGGTCGCAGTATTACTGCAagtattgattttggggttgCAAATAAGTTTTGTGACTAGGCAACTTCACGTGCATGGAAGCGGCAAAAAATGAGGCTTGGCTGTGTAGGCTGACCATACTGTATCAAGTTTGTACTTCCGGCTTGGACCCCTGCCCCAAACTTGCTGTTCTGCGCGGTCCACGGAGCTTGTCGAGCAGACATTTCAGACTTCCCAGGCTCCGCGTTTAAGTCCTGACCTCTTCAAACCTGCTcttcccaagtgtcctccttctCATTTAAAGACAGTTGCTCAGGCAAAACCCCTCATCCTCCTGTCTCCTCTTTGCCTCAGTTGGCTTTCCCTGCAAATTCTATCCAGACCCCAGCCACTGTCAGGGCCTTTATTGTCCCTCTTCAGtgggtggtgggttttttttttttttttttttaatgtttatttatttttgagagagagagagagagagcacaagcaggggaggggcagagagagggagacagaggttccaaagcaggctctgtgctgacagcagcaagcccgatgtggggcttgaacccacaaaccgcaagatcatgacctgagccgaagcctgacGCTCGacagccacccagccgccccagtgGGTGGTGTTTTTTGTCCTGGATTGGGAACGTCTTGCTCTGAGTAGatttgcttctgcttctgctggtGCCCAGGGATTTCACTGCCCAGGGTCAGTTATTGGGTTAAATGTCATAGTCTAGGTAATCCTACTTTGAAAGGACAGTGGACATTTGGGGGGACATTTGGGGGGTTATTTTTACCTTCTCTGGGTTTTCTAATCACAGTCTTAGTCCTGGTtggtagcattttcttttttttcttttgttattgttttttgtttttacgttCCCCACTAAATATAAACCTTTTGGGGCCCTGACACTTCATGGGGTGTCAGCCATGGATCCCTATCTTATGGGGTCCAGAGGCCTCACTGGACACATCCTAAGCATCGGGTGGTGTTAGAGCTCGTTCCTGGGTTTAGCCTTCTCCCCAGTATCTCTGGGCTCCCTCAGTGTCTGCTCATGCCAAGCTGATCCTGGCTTCAGGTCTCCTCTCCAGTCCTGGCTAATCCAATCCTCTCCAATCCCTTCTTTTCCTATGAGttccccattttaatttttatccgtTGGTTACATTTACTTAGGTATTTTGAGTGTTTGTAATGGGAGTGGATTCCCAGCTCTTTCCTCCATAAATACACGATATGTAGAGttaaacttaattattttttgtactttttttaatgtttatcttatttttgagagagagagagagagagagcaggggagaggcagagagagccagagacagaatccgaagcgggctccgggctccgagctgtcagcacagaacccagcacggggcttgaacccacaaaccgcgagatcgtgacctgagctgaagtcggacgcttaaccgactgagccacccaggcgccccattttttgtGCTCTTGATTTTAATTTACTTGCTGCTTACAATCTTTGGATTTGCACCATTCAGATTATAATGCATGTTTCTCTCTCAGTAGCCCAACTTAAATATCTCCAATGGCTAACGAGGCTCATCCTTGTCTGTGTGACATTGGCCATAAGATAGAGTATGGAGGGATGGGGCGCGAAGTTCAAGTCGAGCACATCAAGGCTTATGTCACCAAACCCCCCTTCGACACGGGCAAGGCTGTGATCGTCATTCAAGACATATTTGGCTGGCAGTTGCCCAATAGCAGATACATGACTGACATGATCGCAGGAAATGGATACACGTATGTATGCAGTTCTGTTTCTTCACTTCATGGAAACCTCTGTGATCTATCTTTATCCCTTcagggaaaacaaaaccacaacacCCTGACCGTGCGCTAAGCTAAGCTGTCGACGTCCTTGTCTCGCTGGGCACAGGTAGATGGGGACTGTGGATCACACGAACCTAAAACAGCACCTGGAGGCCACCGCTCCCACCGCTCCCAGCCCAGTCCAGCCAGCAGGCTGCCCGGGGCTGGGGTTTCTGTTGCCCAACGGGGTCCTTTGGGTggagacagaacatgaaaaaTGAGCATTGCCGCCCGTGATCTACAAAGCCCCCTCACAGGCGTACAAgtcctctctccttcaaaacgaCCCCCTGAGGTTGGGCAGTGCAGGGTGCAGTCTCTTCTTCAGGTCAAGAAAATGAGGCTAAAAGTGGGTAAGCGACCTGTTAAGGTTACAGGGCCGACTGGGACTTGAACTTGGATTCTTCTGACCCAGGCTTCAGGGTTCCTTCGACGCCGGGAAGGAAGCACAGCTCCTCCATCCCTGGCGATGACCTTTATTTTCGGAAGCAGGTCTCTGGCCAGAGCCGTGCTGACCCACCCTCCGGGGTTGACGGGATGGGGGGGGCTGTTCGCGGACGCAGTGGACTGGCTTGTTTTCTCCGCGCGGCCCATTTCAGAACCTGTAGTAGACCTTTCCCtccgggcaggggcgggggaaaACTGCTTAGTCATGGTGACTGGACATGCTCCCCAGATGTACCCTCTGACCTGAGGCTAACTCGAAAGGCCAGCTGAGCCTTGCGACTCCTCCAGGGGGTCGGGGACACCCCTGCGCTCaccaccccgcccctcccgggCCCATGCCTCCCGGGTTTCCATCCTGTGCCATCAGTCTCGTGGGGAGGGCGCCCTGTCCGATTGCCTCGTCATCTCGGATGGGCTGGGCTGCAGGTGGCCGTCAGAGGCCGTGCACCTACGCTTGTGAAATCCGAAGTGGTGTGGCCCGGTGCCAGCTGGCCTCTCGGATGTGATCAAAGCTGGCTCTCGTGGGCaccacttttcttttcctctgaagcAGAATCTCCCTCGTAGCCCGGGTCTTAACGAGTGTAAGCAAATACCGAGTGCCACCAGCTCCAAAGTGAAGGTCAGTTGACGTCCCTTTTTTGCAGAGCCATCCTTCCAGACTTCTTTGTGGGGCAAGAACCCTGGCAGCCTTCTGGGGACTGGTCCACCTTCCCGGACTGGTTGAAAACAAGAGACGCCAGAAAGATCGACAGGTAAGTTATCACCCGTGTTTGTGCTCCCCCTCCTGCCCGCCCCAGGACCCCTGGAGAGCAGAGAAGCGCGTGTGACATCACCACTTGggcacccaccttccctcccctgtGGCAGGGCTTCCATGGACACATGCTTTCGTGCAGCACAGAGTGTGTCCCTGGAGGTGAGGTCCCGGCAAGGGCTCCTGTGGTGCCAGCAGGCTCGTCTGCTTCCCCCTTCCAGAAACTTCATGGCACTGATGCCAGGGGAACTTTGTGGAGGTGCTGCTTTGCGGGCGGTACGATTTCCCTTGACAAGGGGGCTTTTGGGGTCCAGAGGGTGgacattccttccttcctgtcctggCTGCAGAACCAGTTGAGACAACGGGGAGAGAAAAGACGCCAGAGTCAACACCAGCCCCGGCTCCGTTACCGCTCAGCTGGTTGGAAACCCGAAGGgccgtcccctccccccagccgagcccccccccccccgccgagaCTTTGGGTCTTTACGCCAGGGCTAGACTGCCATTGTGCCAGGACCCGGGGAGCATTGAGAGGAAAAGCGGGGGATCCCCCAGGATCTCAGCCTTTTAGGAAATTAGCTCCAGGAGTCCAGAAGCAAGGACCAGACCTCCCAGCTGCCAGTCAGACACCCTCTTCTGTCTGGACTCAgtgtggagggggagaggggcaggattGTTCTCTGATGCCCAGTTCCTCCTGAGCAAGTAAACGTGAGCCCAAGGCAAAGGAGCTTCCCCACCACCAGCCTTGACTCTCACCTTGGCCACTTGTCCTGAAGGCTCTCCTTCCCTGTCACCTGACTTTCTCCCACCATGCacctgagcctttttttttttttaatttttttttttaatgtttgtttatttttgagagagacagagacagaatgcgagtgggttaggggcagagagagagggagacacagaatccgaagcaggctccaggctccgagctgtcagcacagagcccaacgtggggctcgaactcacgagctgtgagatcatgacctgagccgaagtcggacgctcaaccgactgagccacccaggcaccccgagcttTGGTTTTGATAAgctgctcccccagcccagctTGGCAGAACTAATGATGTGGTCCCCTGCCTGTGGCCGCTGGGTCCCTGGGActgtctgttcttttcttctatcACCAGAGTGCCTTCCAGAGCTGGCCCCTCCTTCCACTGGGCTGGTGGATCCCAAGCAGACCTGTGCCCGTAGCCCCAAGGGGCCTTGGGTCCTGCTTCCCCGGCCCTGCCTCACTCCCTTCACTCACTGGGCCACCTTTTTTAGGGGCCTGTGCAGGGTAGCAGCACGTTGTGGCTCAGGCCAGGGTCATCCTAGGGTCTCTGTGCAGCTTGTGGGGCGTGGGGGGTGCTGCCCGCTGCCTTGGGAGCTCCCGGCAGGCGTGGCCGAGCACCCGGGGCTGTGTTAACAAAGTCGTCGCCCAGTCCCTCACTGTCCTTGGGATGGCCTCCGGATGTCAGCTgccttgtctttctctgccccatcctgAGGAGTCTCCCTGGGATGAAGGCCTGGCTCCCCCACCTCAAGTCAGGGGCACCGCCAGGGGCCAGGGCGCTCCAGGCTCCCCTGGGGAACTGTCCGAGGCCTGCGTGGAGATTGCCACTGCTAGGTTCTCCCGTGCAGAccccacttccttccctcctctcccgcAGTGCTGGCCCTGAGATTCCTGGAATAACTCCCCTGCATGCTTACCTTTCCCAAGTCCCTCCTGGGGGACGTGCAACCTCAACCTGAAaccccaagaaaaacaaaaggaagcaaGAAGTTCAGAGCAAATGAGAAGTGGAAGCGCAAGAGGCTGGGATGTGAATGCAGCAATTCAGCTTTGCAggtggggccggggtgggggagggtagcTGTGTGGGCCTGCCTTCCATTCGTGAGCACAGAGCAGAGGGGTCGTTTCTGGCAGGTGTGGGAGCAGGCCAGTGGGACTCTGCCACAGGGGAAAAGGAGAgctatgcacttaaaaaaaaaatttgttttaaatgtttattttgagagagagagagacagagtgcgatcaggggaggagcagagagagagaaagagggagacacagaatccgaagcaggctccaggctctgagctgtcagcacagagcttgatgtggggctcaaactcacggaccgtgagatcgtgacctgagctgaagttggacgcttaaccggctaagccagccaggcgcccctaaataaaaatgagacattAAACAGAAACACTGACTTTGAAAGGAGACTGAAACCCTTGTGTCTGGTCAAGTTCTTTTgtttgcaagtaacagaaaacccatCTTGAATGCTTACTGTTTACATAGTCATGGGATATTTTGGCTTATAGAACTGAGAAGAGGTCGTTTCTGGCTTCAAGCAGGGGTTGGTTCGCAGTGCAGAAAGTATCCCCGGGACTTGCCTTCCCAACGTGTCTCCACTCCACATCCTGTGCACTGGCTTCATTCTCAGGCAGCTTTTGCCTCTGGGTGGCAAGATGGCTGCCGCAGCTCCAGCCCCTCCATTGGTCTCTTTTCCCGCAAGCCAGTAAAATTCTCATTTTGCCCTGATGGTTATGACTCAGTCACAGGTCCATCCTTcaaccaatcactgtggccaggaGATTGCTATACTCTGGTGGTCAGCCTGACCCACATACTTCACTCCTGGAACCTAGGGCAGAGTTCACAAGGTATAAGAATCAAGCATGGGTTGGGGGAGAGGTTCATCCAAGGCTAAACTTTGGTGCTCCCAGAAAAGCAGGGAACACATTCAGAGCAGCACAAGCAAAGGCCTGTTCACTCGAGTTACAGTATTTTTATGGAAATGGCCTCTTTCTTGTTCCCTCCAATtaaggcaggttttttttttttttttttttttttatcattatttatttaattttgagagagagagacagagcgtgagctgagaaggggcagagagagagacacacacacagaatctgaagcaggctccaggctctgagctgtcagcacagagcctgacgcgcggGGGTCCAACCCAccgaccgagagatcatgacctgagctgaagttggacgcttaaccaactgagtcacccgggagCCCCAAGGCAGTTATTCTTGCGATCAAAGCATTGAAGGAAAACCTAAAGCCCCAAATGTCAAAAACCAttgctttttccatttcagtttgcAGAATTAATTACTGCTAACATTATGAAAATAACTGTTTGCATGCAGTGGTATGATACACGTATTTAAATGTGCTCAAGGATATGCTATGattaaaggagaaaggaaggaggaagtgcAATGggatggctttctttttctttttctaacttgtAAACCACAATTCTTCCTTATCAGATCAAGCAGGACTTTCTGGCTGGCCTCGCAGCCCTGCGTCCGTTCGGGTGTATTGCTTTTACTTGAAAACGCAGAGTTCCAAACAATCAATTTGCAAATGAGCCATTTACCAGACTGGGCCACTATTCTTGGTCCTCTCCTGGCTTAAATAGTCCTGGTGGCTTTCCAAATCCCCCCTCTGCTCTTTGGGGACACCGGAGGGAGGAGTCCGGAGGTGCTGAGTTGGGATGTTAGCTGAAGGGGTGAACGTGCCAAGTTAGAGAGTTTGGGGAGCCGCCCAGTTGCAGCCGGCGCCTGCCAGAGGAGGGCGGGCCGGGGTGCTCGCTGGGGGTGGATCTTGGGATCAGGCCTTAGGAGTGGTGCTTTGGCCTTTGGCCTTTATCCGGAGGCTGCGGAAAGCCAGAACTCTGCTTCCAGCTGGCATGCGAGCTGGTCTGATGTGTGGTTTGCTGAGAGCCCTCTGGCAGCCCTGACAGGTGGTTGGAGGAGGCTGGGCTCGGAAGGGAGACCCGCGGGGAGACGGGTGGGGCGATGTGCGTCACTCAGGCAGGACGAAAGTAAGAAATCTCAGAACGTCAAGGAACAGCGGATGCCGAAGCCCCTGTTACTGTTGGTACAGCACTTGCTGTCCAGCTCACTCCCCAGGGGGCTCACAAAATCCCTCTtgattgtgcgtgtgtgtgtgtgtgtgtgtgtttcgcTGTTGCCTCCCCCGCCACCACCCCGCCcctattttattgaaatataattgacacataaggttgtataagtttaaggtgtacaatgtgctCATTTAGTACATTTATATACTGCAAAAGGATCGCCAGCCACCCTTAGCCCACACCCGGTCCTGTCACATAGTTGCCGTTTCTTTTtcatggtgagaacatttaaggtcTACCCTTTTAGCAGCCTTCAAGTCTATCACACAGTATTGCTCACTGAGGTCACCGGCTGCACCTTACACCCCCAGGCTTGTTaatcttctaactggaagttaaTGTCGTCTGTCCAGTctctcccccacgccccccctCCGGTACCCactctgctctctgtttctctgagtttggctttttagattccacatataagtgatccGTATCTGTTGATCCTTGGATAACTTTCTGTTCTAGAGAGGTCGATGCTGTCTTGAGGTTTCTGAAACAGCAGTGTCACGCCCAGAAAATCGGCGTCGTGGGATTCTGCTGGGGCGGAGTGGCTGTCCATCACGTGATGATGAAATACCCAGAATTCAGGGCAGGGGTGTCCGTCTACGGTAAATCTGCCTTGTGCATTTTACGCGATGGGAACAGGAGTGGTTGAGGGACACCCGGAGCCTCTTCCCAAACTAGCGGTTCGGGGAGCAGCGTAGACCCAGCTGTGCAGAGATGGCCCGTCTTGAGGGAACTGGCTTTAACAACGTGAGTGTGGAGGTGGAGGTTGGTAATGCAGTAACCAGAGGAGTCACCTAACCCGAGGTCTCGATTTCTTCACCGAGGATGAAGGGGGtcacatttatttctgtgataaTGGTGAATATCAAATATTCTTTACGAGGAAcatctgtgaaggtatttttccAAGATAGCAGTTATTTTCAaccgcgcgcacacacacacacacacacacacacacacacaatataaaggaaggaaagaaaaggaaaagtgactctAAAATGTAAGTAGCAGCATAAACATTGTAGCCAAACCAACCGCACGTATGATAGCAGTGAGATAAGAACATTCCATCTCTATGTAGGAATGGCATACTAAGTTCACAGTGTAGAAGCATTCGgaccataaaaatgttaaaaaaagaaagacgtGGAAGGCAATTTGGCTTTCTTTCATGATAGTATATTGTACAGTTacacaaaggatttttatttggattaatgGTTTCTTGCTGTGGCATTTTTGcttttagcaagaaaaaaaaaaaaaaccctttaaataGTAACTTACCCCAAAGTTAATAGTCAGTTGTCAGCTGCCGCTGTGCAGAGGGGGCTGGCTGTTCCGGGCCGTTCGGTGCCCTGGTGTGAAATAGCCTGGTGGACGCCTCGCCAGCACCCCCTGCTGGCCGCTGTTGCACACTGCACGAGCTGCAGAGCCCGGCGGGACTCCAGGGCGTCAAACCTCGGTC from Panthera uncia isolate 11264 chromosome A1 unlocalized genomic scaffold, Puncia_PCG_1.0 HiC_scaffold_17, whole genome shotgun sequence carries:
- the CMBL gene encoding carboxymethylenebutenolidase homolog; this encodes MANEAHPCLCDIGHKIEYGGMGREVQVEHIKAYVTKPPFDTGKAVIVIQDIFGWQLPNSRYMTDMIAGNGYTAILPDFFVGQEPWQPSGDWSTFPDWLKTRDARKIDREVDAVLRFLKQQCHAQKIGVVGFCWGGVAVHHVMMKYPEFRAGVSVYGIIKDSEDVHSLKNPTLFIFAENDAVIPLEQVSLLTQKLKKHCKVEYQIKTFSGQTHGFVHRKREDCSAEDKPYVDEARRNLIEWLHKYV